GAGCActtggctcaggcagctggagaTGCTCCTCTGCATTCCCCAGCGCACAGACAAGTCACTGTGGAATGCCACCTTGCACACCTCCCTTGGGGGGAATGccatggccaggccaggccaggcagacTGGGTTCATTTGGGGACAGAGCTTTCCTACTTGAGGGTAAAGGGAATAAACCAATCTAGGATGCTGAGGGAACAGAGCAAATACTCCAGGCAGGATAGGGAGTGGGAAGGAAAGCCCTTTAAGCTGGAGCCAGGATGTGAGTCTGAGACCCACTGTTCAGGGACAGGCTACTCACCGGTGGGAGGGATTCGTACACCTCCACAGGGTCCAGCCCACCCGGGCCCAGCCGTTTCTGCCGCTCCTCCTCTTCATACTCCTTCATGGCTTTCTCGATGCGCACCTTGGCACGACCTCTCACCCGCTCCTTGAAGGCCTCCAGCTCGTCAGTGAACCCCTCCATGTACTGCTGATCAGCTGTCTGCAGCGAGCAGCGACAAGAGGGGCAGGAGAGTCAGAGGCCAGAGGAAGAGCCGAGCTGGCACAGGATCCAGCCAGGCCCTTGAGATGTGGCTGAACCCAGACCACACCCCCGCCCACTCAGACTAGCGTGTGCCAGTCCAGGCAGGCCCCCGTTCCACCAGGCaaatcacagggctgggaggagggggatgccTCCTTCATTAAAAGCCACTtgctgcaggagaggggaggctcaGAGGCATTCGTCACAAACATTCTccttgcagctgccccacaaCCCGTTGCTGTGGGAGTGAGGACAGTGCCTCCAAGACACAGTCAGGTGGTAGCAGGAAAAAGTCCAGCTGTTAGGAGTGAAAAAGCGTAAGACTAGTATTTTCTCTGAGCTCCAGGCCCTCCACACACAGACCTCTCAGGAGGCAGCTCCAGTAGTATCTGTCAGCTGGCCCAGCAGCAAGGAAGGAGCTTCAGCTGTAACTCTTAGCCATGGCAGTGCCTCCAGCTACAACTCCCACTAGGGAGCAAGAGTGTGGGCATGGGAAGCTGGGCAAGATATAAACCCCACCCCGCGTGGGCCTTGGACCCCTCTCTGCAGTGAGCGCAGACTGCACCCGAAGAAGGGTGCCACCCCAAGGGAGTGGAATTTGGATACACCCCTAGCCtccctctgacagtggccaaaagCCAAAGCCGCACAGGACGGTACGAGAAACTACACAGGGTACACACAGGGGCTACTCTGCCTCACGAGGTCTCCTAACATCTGAGAGGTTGTCTCGCACCCTGCTGCAGGTATCCTTAGCAGTAAGTGTTACAACCAGGGTATCGGGTGATTAAGTCCCTCTTGGAATTTTGCTAAGCTCCTGAGCCACTCACCTCAATGCACTGTGGCAATGAGCTCTCCACCCTCTACATCATTCCTGCTAAGGTCAGGAGAGGGAATGGGAAGAAAACAGCCCTGCTCCAGGGGACTTGGAACCCACCTTGATTTTGGTGAAGAACTGTCTGAAACAAGCTCGGGGATCCACCTTCAGGCTCTTGGCCAGCTCAAGGATGAACTGCATCACGATGGTCTGGTGGGCAACCTGTTCCATCAGTGCATGTTTCTAGGAGGCAGAAAAGAAAggcccctgtggctccaagaacagCAGATGAGCACTCAGCTCTGCAGTGCACAGCCAGGTGAGGGCATGCTCCCATTCCAACCGCCCCCCCAACTGCTGCAGCTTTCCGCTCTTCAGTCAGGAAGGCGGAGGACActggctggcagagggctgggacaAGAGTCCACTGCAGTCTGACCTGTTGGCCCATTTCCTTCCAGACTCTGCTGCCAGGATCTCTCTAGTCTCAGCACCACTTTTAAGCCAATGAGGCAACCGCTGGCTTTAAAGAGTCACTGGCTCCCAGGAGGGCAGCTGACCACGAGACAATTTGGGAAGAGAACAAGCAGCTAGTGGGCCGGCTGAACAGCTTCTGGGAGAAACAAATGCACTAGAGTGGCATGGAGCCAGTTGGGTCCAAGCTTTCAAGGTCCTGTTCCCCCAGCCTGGCTTCACTGTGCCACGAGGGGTCCATCAGCAAAGGGGCTGGAACGTGAAACTAGCCCAATCTGCTACATACTGAAGGGGATGGAACTCAGCACGGCCCAGAGGATTCAGGCCTTGCTGCTGGCAGGCCCACCTCCTGGGGAAACGcacctcctccacctccaggtCAATGCACCAGATGACCAGGTAGTTGGCGGTCTCTTCACACACCAGATGCGGGTTGTCGGACAGGTACTTCTGGCTGTCATCCCAGCGCCGCAGCATGCCTTCCAGACGGGAGAGAGAGAGTTAGCAGCAGCCCAAGAGAAGAGCCTGCCCACAAACCTGCTGCTCCCATATGTTTTCATTAGTGGCATATGACCTTTGTGTCCAAGCACCAGGATTGTGAATGAAGAATCCAGGACAGGCCCTGCTCAGGGAGCAACACAGAGCTAACCTGCTGCCTCGACCGCCAATCAAACCAGGCGGTCTCACAGGGAAAGACAGGTGTGTGGGAAGTCACTGCCTTGAGGCTCAAGAAACCTAGGGCCATTTCTGGCCTCTGCCAGACTctccatgcagccctggacaagtCACTGTATTGCAGAGCCACGTCTGTAAAAAGGGAAGACACTTCCCTGCCTCGCAGGGCTCCTGGGTAGACAGATATGCTTGTGTCCAAGCCCCCCAGTCAGCGTGCAGGGCACCTGAGAACAGCTTCAATCAGAACTGTTAAAGTACTGACAAGTTAGGAGGCCAAGAAGGTCCAGCAAAGTCAGGGcagaagtccagagaagagccgtTTAGGCAGGAGCCTGCGTgctactgggggagggggctggtgggtagtcTTGTGGTGGAGCTCTGTGAGTTCAGTAAAGGATAAAACCAAGTGCCAGGAGCTGCGCTGGGAAAGCACTGGCTTATGGGTGCCTGTTACACATGGACCTGAAAGGCATTCCCTAGGTAGGGACCCCCAGCTGAGAACACACCGCAGCCCCTCACCCAACACACTGACCACAGGTGTCTGCAGCCGCCTGCTCTGCAGCTTGGGAGACAACAGGCATTGCAGACATAAGCCAGACAGCAGGGAACCCAGCTATGCTGGGATTACCTCCCTCCCGCCCTTTGCTGGGAGAGTCTCACATTGCCCCGCTAACCCAGAGCCCGTCTCTAAGTCAAGAGGAACTTGTGAAGCTTTCCTCCTCTAGCCTGCAGCTGGTTAGCTCACCGAAGTGTTTGATCTGTTTCTCATACTTCTCCACAAACgttttgtgttttttctctttttgttccTCCGATTCCTCCTCCTGTTCAGGTTTGACATTGAAAAcactctgcagagagagagagagagaaaaaggcagctGAGTCAGGGGGCTGCCGCATTCCCGGCATTGGTTCCAGCACTATAGCTGTATTGCCATGTTTGCAAGGCACTTCCTTAGCCAGATGCCCATGCTGACTCTTCCTCATGCCCCGCACCCTTAGACCCACCTTACTGAAGCCATCTTTGCTCAGGGTGTCCACGTTCCAGGGCATGTTCTTCTCCTTCTTCCGCAGCTCTTCGatcttctcttcccagctcttctcttccttttttaGCTGCTGAGCTTCGGCCTGCAGCCTCTGGAGCTCTCTTTTCCCGCTCTCTGTGtccgccacctccagctcctTCATCTTCTTCTGGCACTCGGCTAGTTTCCGTTTGCATTCCCTGCACCCTTTGTCCAGCTCATCTTTCTCCTTCTGGAACTGCTCCATCCTCTCCACTCGGGCCTGCACATTTCAATttacagcttttaaaaaatattcttcaCCACTTGCACTTGGAACAGATGAGCCAACTGATTCACTAACAAGGAGGACACTACAGCCAGTGAGAGTAACACTGGGAACCCACTCCTGCCCTCATATGCCACACACGAGAGATGATTGTTGGGCCAATTCTAACCCTGACTGGCAGTAGCAAAACAGCTGGTCACACATCAACACCAGGGTACCTGCTATGCCAGAGAACGGTCATTTACATGAACCTGAGTGGGCGGTAACTGTGTTCCCAAGTCACTGACTTTTTGATTCATCTCAGTATCTGCATGTATGGCTAGTTTCTTGCCTCTGTAGAGACCTGAACTTTCATCCCTTCACTCATTGCAGCTAGCCTGTGGTTTAATTAGCTGTTTTAGCTGTCTCTCTTCTGTGCTGCACTAACATCCACACACAGACCCACCCCAGGCTACTAAATGGGAGCCCACGAGTTTCCAGACAGCTTGCCATGTATGCATGGACTTCAATTAAGCTTGACAGATCCTAATGGGTGGTAGCCCAGAAACCGCAGCAGAGCTCTATGGGAATGCTTTTATCCTCTGTAATGTCCATTTGTACTAACTGAAAATTAAGAGATGGAGGATCACCCCATCCTCACAGGCCAAGACACGATTGTTTACTCCCATACAATCTTAGGGCCCTGTCTAATCTATAGGGAACTGCCTTAAGTAATGGAATTTCTATCACCCACCTTAGGCTCATAGTGTTGGTGGACCCCATGATATTCAACTTAAATTTGTTCTGCTCTGTTTCAATCTGTGTCTCCTACTTCTAGGAACCCCAGTGATGCCTCCCCTCCAGAGCCCACCCAGCTAACTATTGAACACACACTGCCAGTGTTTCACTATGCAGGGTTTCCCGTACAGGCTCATGTTTTCAAGAGGGTTCTAAGATGCTTAGGCTTCTGTTTGCTGTAGACCAGAACAGGATCCTGCTGTGGCTACTGGAgaactctctctttctcctctgaGCCTGGAAAACAAGAGCTGAATCCCATTTTCTTCTCCATGGGGAGAAAAAAAGCCCACTTCCCCACAATCAGCAgaaatccttccttccttcctcctgctaACCTTAGGGAAAACAACCTGGCTGAGATACAATTACACTAGCCATGCTCGCTCAAAGCAGGGCCAGTGCTAAGTACTTACGAAGTTCTTTAGATTACCAAAACATTCCCCAATTAGCCCCCAAAACTGCAttgtccccatttcacagagagagagagagagaaactgagggaggggacagtggccactgccactgATGAACATCCCATGTGCAGCTCCTGGAGTGAGCCCCCAGCCGCATTTCCTCCACTTCCCCAGTGTTGCACGTGCCTGGCCCAGGCCAGAACTCGTCCTGTAGAACAGGGATCAACCTGGACACCAGGccaaaatgaagtgctgcacaggaGCAAACCTGGTAGGTGTGTTCATGGGCCTCTACAGTAGGGCCTTTATGATGGAGGTGGagtcggggtgggggaggcaggttcTCTGGCAGGGAGCATCTCCTGGCCCTTTCCACCTCATATTTGAACTCAGTCTTTcaaggggctgggaggcagggccaggctgttaTATTCCACATACATGTCAgtagctggagatggatggcaggagagaaggtTCCCTGTTCAGTGCCGCATAGGAAgggccagctccctcccctgccttaCATGCAGAGCTCCTGTTAAAACACCCCAGCCTGATATTAGCCCTTTTGGCAACTGATCACATCGACTCATGTTCAATTTATGATCCACCGTAACATCCAAATCCCTTTTCATCTTCTTCCACCTAGCCAGGTATTCCCTATTTTGTAGCTGTGCCCATCCTATTTCCCTCCTAAATGCAGTACTGTGCACTGCTCTTTAACTTAATCTTGTGGATTACATCTCAATTCTCTAAtccgggggagggagagctcagtggtttgagcactggcctgctaaatccaggattgtgagctcaatccttgagggggccatttagggatctgggccaaacagattaattaaaaaaaaaaagggggagaagggtgcttggtcctgtcaagaagCCAggcactggactcgatgacctcccgaggtcccttccagctctatgaggtataaagtgtcaaggttgttttgaaaTCTAATTCTGTCATCGAAAGTGCCTACAACCTCCTTTTTGCTTGACATTCTCCACAAATTTTATGAGCACACACTATGCTCGGTTATCCCAGTTACGAATGATATTACGTAACAGTATCAGACTCAGGACCCCACTAGACATGCCCCCTCACCCTACAGTTTGAGAGCATATTAACAATTACTTGTTTTTACTATTTATAGTAATCTCATCTAGCCCAggttcttgatctccccccccccccgctctctgatttgctcaccttgattatctttttctgatttgtcctccttgcttcctgcttttggttctctgtgtcttaaatattgagtctgttctggtctggctctggtctgaagaagtgggtctgtcccacgaaagctcctcacctaataaactattttgctagtcgttaaagcgctacttgactgctttttgttttcatctagCCCAGGTTTCCCTAGTTCACATCCGACTGCGTCGGAAGGCTCTATTGCATCTACTGCTGTCCGCTATCTATTAAGCCAGTATCCCTGCCACAAAAGGAAATGAGCTTGATTTAGCTGGCTTTGTTCATGACATATCCATGCTGGTTATACACTCTAACCCTTCTTTAATCACTTGTTCCAGTACCTTTCCAGGGGTTCAAGCCACTGTATCAAAGTACCCTATATGTGCTCATGATTACTACGCAGAATGCCTGcttaaggagggagaaaaagccTCAGAGCACCTGAGCAGATGGTTTCCAGGGGGATCTCCATGGACAGAAGGAATCCTCCCTTAGAAAACACCCTCGTTTTCTGTGGGAATGTCTCTCTTCACAGAAGATCCACTTTGAAGTTGGGTAGAGGGTCCCCTGAAGCTGGGAAATTTCCCTTGGCAAGCTGACAGGAGGGAGACCCCACTAAGGGTGGGGCTGATCTGACAGAAATGGGGTGAGTCCAAGGGGATTTCAGGCCTAGAGGAGCCCCCTCCGTTGAGAGCCATGCAGGGGGCTGGCGCGATCAGAAAGTTAGCTCACTGAGACTTGAAGCCCACCTGTCATTTCTAGCTATTCCTAACTGCTACTCTGCAGTGCGAGGCTGCTGGAGATCACCCGCAGCTTTTCCTCACCACTATGCAGTGAGGTGGCTCTTATGGGATTGCCAAAGTGTGAACAGGGACGCATCCTCTGCCCCAACTGGCGGTATCACCACACTAGGACAGGCTTCAGCACCAAGAATATTGAGAAGGGGCTCTAAGGGAAGGATTACGTTACTGCTCTTCTCCCTCAACAGTGCTGTGGAGCAGGCTGGTCGCTGCAATGGCATGAGTCCTATGCGGTGGAGGGATCTTGAGAGAGTGATTTCGTTGGGACCAAGTCCAACTAGTGCAGGTTCCTCAAGGCGAAAGTCCCAAAGACAGAGGCTTAGGAGCAACAATGTTActgagtggggttggggagggatcTCATTGGAGCTCGACCTTGACACAGGGGCTGATCTCCAACGGTGCGGGCGAGCGCTGCCTACACCTTGGGATCTCCAAAACATTCCCCAGTTacctcccagcacctccacccGCCTCCCGCTGCACCACAGCTGCTTCTAAGAGCCACAGGAACAACCTAGCAACGGAGTCTACCTAGAATGGGGAGCTGCGCTGGCCGCTCTGGGGGCCCGGTCTCCATGGGAACGGAGGGCCCCCACCAGAGACCGAGGGGGGGGGCCGGGCCCGGTCTCCATGGGAACGGAGGGCCCCCACCAGAaacgggggagggggctggggcccgGTCTCCATGGGAACGGAGGGCCCCCACCAGAGACCGAGGGGGGGGCCGGGCCCGGTCTCCCCGGGACACGCCGCACCTGGTGCCGCCACCGGAAGAGACTGGCCGTGTCGATGTTGGGGTGAGTCTCGTCCTCATCGTCGGACACCTCGATGTGGTCCCAGACGCTGTAATCCACCATGGTGCCGGCCGGGCCGCGCCGCCCCGTTCTGGAACCCTCCAGCAGCCGCGGCGCGTCCGCGCACCCACTTCCGCCCTCGCCCTGACTCACTTCCGGTGCCCGGCGGCGGGGAAGAAGAGCGCGCTTCGGCTCCGCGACTGCGCGTGCGCAGAGCCTGGGCGCCCGCGGCGCGGCAGGCACGCATGCGCAGGAGCGGCGAGGGCCTCCTCGCAGGTTGTCAGAGGAGCCGCCCGGGGTGCCGGGGAGCGAGTTCTGGTCCTGCGTCCGCTCACTGCGCATGCGCGGAGCATGGCGCGTACAGAAAGGAGCCACGCGCGGCGCATAGGGCCCCCGGGCCGGGGGTGGGTTCGCGCCCACGCGGCTGGGCGGGGGAGCGGCCTCCCCAGGCCGCCTGCGGGTGGGGGAGCAAAGGGACACCCCGCTTGGCCTGGGTCTGCATGCCCCCCAGAGGCGGTGCTGCGTACCCCCGGTGTTGCAGCTGTCCGGTGTGCGTGCCAGGGCATCCCGAAGGGCCGGTCCTCCGGACAGCCGCGTGTGACACGGGGGTGCTCCTTTGCCGGCTGTTGCTgggctgctgggagtggggcccTCTTGGCTGGCTTGGgttgcaggagaggttcaggggctgcccagcccagATGCGGGGGGTCCTCTGCCAGCAGCCAGTGTTTCTTTTGACa
This sequence is a window from Carettochelys insculpta isolate YL-2023 chromosome 29, ASM3395843v1, whole genome shotgun sequence. Protein-coding genes within it:
- the CDC37 gene encoding hsp90 co-chaperone Cdc37 — translated: MVDYSVWDHIEVSDDEDETHPNIDTASLFRWRHQARVERMEQFQKEKDELDKGCRECKRKLAECQKKMKELEVADTESGKRELQRLQAEAQQLKKEEKSWEEKIEELRKKEKNMPWNVDTLSKDGFSKSVFNVKPEQEEESEEQKEKKHKTFVEKYEKQIKHFGMLRRWDDSQKYLSDNPHLVCEETANYLVIWCIDLEVEEKHALMEQVAHQTIVMQFILELAKSLKVDPRACFRQFFTKIKTADQQYMEGFTDELEAFKERVRGRAKVRIEKAMKEYEEEERQKRLGPGGLDPVEVYESLPPELQKCFDVKDVQMLQDAISKMEPAEAKYHMQRCIDSGLWVPNAKAAEGVEKGAEPTEAINEEVKKESGKEEKGNP